The uncultured Tateyamaria sp. region AAGAGTATGTCGAAAGGGACACGCCGATCCTGCTGTCCCATGGCGCAGTGCCCCTGGTCCGCGGGGGCGAGGCGCAATCGATGGAAGGCCCGGAATTTTCCCGCCATGTCGTCTTTGAGTTTCCCACCTACGAGGCTGCCTTGGCTGCCTACAACGACCCGGACTACCAGGAGGTCATGAAGATTCGCCACCGGACTGCCACATCCATGATCGTTGTGGCAAAGGGGGCCTGATCGATGGCAGAGGTGATGCAAGCCGCTGACGGCACGCCATTGAAACGTAGCCTGGCGCGCGCACTGCGCCGCCAAAAAATACGCGCGCTGGCCCTGATTGCGCCGCTTCTTCTTTTTGTTCTGATCACATTTATCGTGCCGATTGCATCCATGCTGTTTCGGTCGGTCGAAAATGAAATTGTCGGCAATACGCTTCCCATGACGGTCGAGGCGCTCGCCGACTGGGACGCACGTTCGGGCGCATTGCCGGACGAAGCCGTGTTCGAAGCCATGTATTTTGACATGTTCCTCGCAGCCGAGGCCAAGCGCCATACGCGGCTCGGCACGCGCATGAATTACGAGCAGACGGGCGTGTCGTCCCTTTTCAGGCAAACGGGACGTGCGTTGGATGACATTGGCAAAGAAACGCAAAAACCGCTCGAACAGTTGAACGACGCGTGGAAAGACGGCGAGACATGGTACGGAATTTTCAACGCAACTGCCGATGCCGATACGGCACTTATGTCCCAGCAACGGGGGCGTGTTGCTGCGTTGACGGGCGCCTCTGCCGCAGGCGATGTGAACTTTGCCCCTGATGCACGTCTGTCTGAACTTCTGCCGCGCACGACGCGCGCCTACACGGCATGGGCGATCTTCACAGCAACCCAACAAGGGCGCGACCCGGCCACGCGGGACCCGTGGGAAGCCGTCGCAACGGCGCTGGCGTTGGATCTGAAAACGGCTGACTTGTCCGCATATGATGGGTCCGGTGCCGATCTTCTGGTTGAAGCGCAGGTTGCCAATCTTCCCGTTCCCGCACTGGCAGACGCCTTTGCCGATATGGACGAAGACTGGGGTGATGCGACGGTCTGGAAAACCATCCAGACCCATTCCGGCATATATACGTCCGGTTACTTCCTTAACGCCGTTGACGCACAAAAAACGCCGGACGGCATCGCATGGCAACCTGAGGAAAAGCAGATCCTGTTGACCCTCTTTGGCCGCACGATCTGGATGTCACTGCTGATCACGTTCTCCTGCATCGCGCTTGGCTATCCCATCGCGTGGTTGCTTGCGAACCTGCCAATGCGCAAGGCAAACATACTGCTGATCCTGGTCCTCCTACCATTCTGGACATCACTGCTGGTGCGCACGTCCGCATGGAAGGTCATGTTGCAGCAACAGGGAGTGATCAACGATGTGCTGGTCTGGGTCGGGCTGGTCGCGGATGACGGACGCCTTATCATGATCAACAACCAGTTCGGTACGATTGTCGCTATGACACATATCCTGCTGCCCTTCATGATCCTGCCGATGTATTCGGTGATGCAGACCATTCCGCCCAGTTATCTGCGGGCGGCCAAGTCCTTGGGCGCCACGAACTGGACGGCCTTCTGGCGAGTTTACTTCCCGCAATCTGTGCCGGGTATCGGGGCAGGCAGTATTCTCGTCTTCATCCTGTCCATTGGCTATTATATCACGCCGGAAATCGTGGGGGGGACCAAGGGTGTCTTCATCTCGAACCGGATCGCCTACCATATCTCGTCATCGCTCAACTGGGGCCTTGCCGCGGCGCTCGGAACCATCCTTCTGGCCGCTGTGCTTGTGCTCTATTGGGCCTATGACAAGATCGTGGGCATCGACAACGTCAAGCTGGGGTAACCGACCATGGGCCTTCCTCCATATGCCACACTGGGTCAACGGATCTGGTACTACAGCTTCCGAGTGATCTGTGGACTCATCTTTTTCTTCCTTGTGGCACCGATTGTCGTGGTCATGCCGCTGTCGTTCAACGCGCAGGACTTCTTTACCTTCACGCCTGAAATGCTGCGGCTGGATCCCGAAGGCTACTCGCTCAAACACTACCGGGACTTCTTCACCAACCCGCAATGGCAGCTGGCCCTCAAAAACTCGCTGATCATTGCACCGCTGGCCACCATCATCTCCGTCAGCCTTGGCACATTGGCAGCCATCGGCCTCAGCCAAAGCCACGTGCCGTTTAAGGGGACGATCATGGCGATCCTGATCTCACCCATGATCGTACCGCTGATCATCTCGGCCACGGGAATGTTCTTTTTCTACGCGCAACTCGGCAACTGGATGGAAGGCACCCTGGGCCTCGACAAGGGGTTCGTAGGCTACGTCAAGGTTGTGCTGGCCCACGCCGTGCTAGGTATTCCGTTCGTAATCATCACAGTCACCGCCACTCTGGTCGGCTTCGACCGCTCGCTCACCCGTGCGGCTGCGAACATGGGCGCTGGCCCGGTCACAACCTTCTTCCGGGTACAAATGCCTCTGATCCTGCCAGGCGTCATCTCCGGCGGCCTCTTCGCCTTTATCACCAGCTTCGATGAGGTTGTCGTCGTTCTGTTCGTCGGCTCCGCCAGCCAGAAAACTCTGCCGTGGCAAATGTTCATCGGCCTGCGCGAACAGATCAGCCCCACAATCCTGGCGGTTGCGACAATCCTCGTAGTGATCTCGATCGCGCTTCTTACCACGGTCGAACTGCTCCGCCGCCGCAGTGAACGCCTGCGTGGCATGTCACCCGGATAGGCGTTTCTTTCGGCTGAAAATATCCCGGGGAGTTTGAGGGGCAGAGCCCCTCATTCATTCACATGAATCGTGTCGCGGCACGCGTCCTTTGGATCACCGCAAACGCATCAGCAGGCTCAGGGATGCATAGCCGTCCGCAGTCAAACCTTGCGATTGCTGGTAAGCGCGCACGGCGTCCAATGTCTTGGGTCCAATCTTGCCATCGACACCTTGGGTATCAAAGCCAGCAGCCGTCAGCAGTCGTTGCATTTCCTGCCGTTCGGAAAAAGTAAGGGCCCGATCTCCACGCGGCCAATCGGCCTGAAAAGGCGGACCGCCACCGATGCGATCGCTGAGATGTCCGACACCAATGACATACGCATCCGCCGCGTTGTACCGCTCGATCACCTCGAAATTCTTGAAAACCATCAAGGCCACCCCGTTGGTCCCTGCAGGCAACAGGATCGATGCGTCGCCATAATTCGGCACCGGCTTGCCGTCGACGCCCATGACACCCAGACGCGCCCATTGTGCTGGGCTGCGTTTCACCTGGCGGTTGGCAGAGGCGTAGTTGAAGGACTGCGGCAAACGCACCTCGACACCCCAGGGCTGGCCCTTGATCCAGCCAAAGCGTGACAGATAGGCTGCGGTGGATGCCAGGGCATCTGTTGGGTCATCTGACCAGATGTCTCGCTTCCCGTCGCCCGTGAAATCGACCGCATAGTCCAGGTACGAGGTCGGAATGAACTGTGTGTGCCCCATCGCCCCGGCCCATGATCCGGTCATGTTTCGTGGACTGGTGTCGCCGCTTTGCAAAATCTTCAGGGCCGCAACAAGCTGTCCTTCAAAGAACGCGCCACGCCGACCATCATGGGCAAGGGTAGCAAGGCTTTGCACAACGTCGTTGGACCCACGGAAACTGCCATAGTTGCTTTCCAGTCCCCAAACCGCCACGACCACTTCCTTGGCAACGCCATACCGCGCCTCGATCGCGTCAAGTGTTCGAGCATGTGTGCGCAGCGCGTCCTTGCCATTGCGTACACGGCTGTCAGACGCTGCACTGTCCAGATAGTCCCATATCGTCTTGGTGAATTCGGATTGATTGCGGTCGCGCTTGATCACGTCAGCGTCGTAGCGCACGCCCCGGAATGCCCGGTCAAAGGTGGTGCCGCTGATACCCTCACGTATCGCCTGGCTGCGAAACTGTGCGATCCACTGCTGAAACGCCGGGTCCTTGGCTGACGGCTGGCGGGGCGTCGATGCGTCCCGGGTCAGGGCCACCGGACGCAATTGCGGCCGCATCACCGCCGCGGTCGACACCGCGACAGGCGACAGCGTCTGCGCGCGCGCCACCGTTTCCCCCACCGGTCGCAACTCAGGTCGAATTGAAGACGGAACGGGCTGTGAAACCGCCGCTCCCACCAGAAAAAGCGCGCCGATTGTCGCGCCAAGGGTGACTGCCCACCGCATATTGTGCCTCATGCTCGCTTGTACCGCGTTTTCTACAGTCTAGCGAAAAGTGGCCCCACGGCAAAGGGATCAGTCAAAATGAGCGCGGTCCTTCGCCACTTCATGCACTTCGGCGCGGATGCGGGCCAGGTGATCGCGCAGCAATGACACCCTGTGCGGTCGAAAGCTTTGGTCGGTCACGTTCAAGTCATCCATGCGGTCCAGCCGGAAGACGCGAAAGTCTTCGCGCAAATGACACCAGGCCAAAAGCACATTGGTGTTTTCCATATAGACGATGCCCAATGGTTTCACAGTCCGCTCGGTCTGATCGCCCTTTGCATCCTGATAGGCAAAGCGCACGCTCAGTTCATCCCACGCGGCCTGGCGCAAATGTGCCACGTCAATGCGCGGAGGGTCGGGTCGCCAATACCGGCGCGCGTCAAGAACCGCATGCTTCAACCGGTGTGCCTGTTTCGGTGGCACCCGCGCTTGTATCTTTGCCAACGCAGAGGTCGCCGCCTTCGCAAGCGCAGGGTCCGCGATCACGGCGACATCCCGCAGACCCAGAACCAGTGCTTCCAATTCGTCATCTTCAAATCCCAAAGGGGGCAGCGACGCGTCCTCGATCAGTGTAAATCCAAAACCCGCCTCGCCATCAATCACAGCGCCAAGCCCGCGCAATTCATCAATGTCGCGGTAGATCGTGCGCAGCGACACATCCATTTCATGGGCCAGCGATTGCGCCGTGATGGGCGGCGTAAGACGACGCAGTGTTTGCATCAATTGGAAAAGGCGATGTGTTCTGGTCATGGTCCAGTCATATCACATGTACTGTCAATTTCTGACAGCACACAGCGCTATCTCAAGTCCAGATTTCATTCCAGGAGAGAAAGATGCTGACCCTTGTGACTTATCCTCCCGCCTTCGGCCAACCCAGTGGCAGCCCGTTCTGCGTCAAGGCGCTGTACCTTCTGAACCTGTCCGGACTGCCCTGGCAACGCAAAGACACCGCAGACCCGCGCAACTGGCCCAAGGGCAAGCTGCCTGCACTTTGGGTCGATGACGAAATCATCGGTGACAGCGACAACATCCGCATCTGGCTGGAAGAGCGTGGCGCTCATTTCGATGCCGGGCTCAGTGATCTTGATCGTGCCACATCCCGCGCGTTCATTCGGATGGCAGAGGAACATATGTATTTCCATGTCGTAATGGACCGCTGGGGCGACAAGGCCGTTTGGCCATTGGTTAGAGACACATATTTTGCTGCCATGCCCACATTTCTGCGCAAGTTCATCACCCGTGGCATACGTCGGGTGTTGTTGCGCGGAATGGATGCCCAGGGGCTCGGACGTCTGACTGCCGGCGAACGCCTGGAACGGATCGAACCCGACTTGCAAGCCATCTCTGATCGCCTTTGGCACGGACCGTTCCTGTTCGGAAAAGCACCAAGTGCGGCAGATGCGAGCGTGGCTGCCATGCTGGGGGCGATGGCGTCGACGCCAGGCGGCACAGCCCTGTCGCGCCGTGTGCAACAGGATGTCATGCTTGTCGATTACATGCGCAGGGTCGAGGCAGCGCTGGGTTAGCGCCGCTTGCGGCTGACCTTTCGCTTGGCCTTGTCCGACCGTCGCTTGGCCTTGGCGGGCTTGCGTCGTGGGCTGCGGCCCGCCGGGCTTTGACGTCCGCGCGGCAGCGATTCCCCGTCAAGCGCCAACAGTTCGAGAGCAATCCCGCCGGTCACCGGTACGGCCTCGGCCAGGCGTACCGTCGCACGTTGGCCTAGGCTGATGACCAGTCCGGTGTCCGACCCCATCAACGTATTCGCGTCCCGATCAAAATGAAAATACTCGGCGCCGATGGACCGCATGGGCACCAGCCCATCGGCACCGCTGTCATCAAGCTTCACAAAGATGCCGAATTTTGCGATCCCGGCGACCCGCCCCTCCAGCTCGTCGCCGACCCGTTCGCTCAGATAGGCGGCCAGGTAGCGATCCGTCGTATCCCGTTCAGCCACCATTGACCGACGTTCCGTTCCAGAGATGTGGGTCCCCGTCTTCTCAAGCCCTTCGACATCATCGGGCGTCAACCCATCCATGCCCCATCCATGCGCTGCAATCAGCGCGCGGTGCACGATCAAGTCAGCATAGCGCCTGATCGGGGACGTGAAATGCGCATAGCTGCGCAGCGCAAGGCCAAAATGCCCGAAATTCTGCGGGCTGTAATAGGCTTGGGTCATGGACCGCAGGGTCGAGATATTGATCAGTTCGGCATCGTCAGTGTCTGCGGCCTGAGACAGCAAGCGGTTCAGATGTGCGGTTTTCAGAACCTGGCCTTTCGCCAGCGTCAGGCCTGCGGCCTGTGCCGTCTCGCGCAGGCTATCCAACTTGTCGGGCGACGGTTCTTCGTGCACCCGAAACAAGAGCGGCGATGACTTCGCGATCAGCGTTTCGGCAGCAGCCACATTCGCCAGCACCATGAATTCTTCGATCAGGCGGTGCGCATCCAGCCTGTCCTTGAACGCAACGGACCTGACCGTGCCATCCTCGGCCAGAACGATCTGACGTTCCGGAAGGTCCAGCTCCAGCGGCTGACGCGACTTGCGTGCCTCAACAAGCGCTGCATATGCCGCGTAAAGCGGACGTATACCAGTCTCTAACAAAGGCAATGTGCGGTCGTTTGGATGTCCGTCAATGGCTGCCTGCACCTCTTCATAGTGCAGCGAAGCCGGCGACCGCATCAGGCCACGGTGAAAGCTGTGCCCGATCTTTTTACCTTGCGCATCAACCCGCATTCGCACCGCAATACAGGCGCGCGGCACGCCTTCGTGCAGCGAACACAAGTCCCCCGACAGCCTGTCCGGCAGCATCGGCACAACGCGATCCGGGAAATAGGTCGAATTGCCCCGCTTCTTCGCCTCGCGATCCAAGGCGGATCCGGGCGTCACATAGGCCGCAACATCCGCAATCGCGACCCAGATGATGTGCCCGCCCTGGTTCTTGGGGTCGTCATCTGCATGAGCATAACACGCGTCATCATGGTCCCGGGCATCCGACGGATCAATCGTGACCAGCGGCAGATCGCGCAGGTCTTCACGGCCCTTCAGGCCAGCCGGTTTCTTGGCATCCGCTTCGGCAATGACCGGATCGGGAAACGCATCGGGTATCCCATGTTCGTGAATGGCGATCAGCGATACGGCCTTGGGCGCGGACGGATCGCCCAATCGTTCGACAATACGGGCCCTTGGCAAACCGATGCGTCCCTTGGGGCCCGCCTGTTCCGCCTCGACCAGTTCGCCATCCTTGGCGCCATGTGTCGCGCCGGCGGGCACGGACCACTCCTTGTCGCTGCCCTTGTCTACCGGCAGGATCCGCCCCCCTTCGGCCCCAGCGCGAAACACGCCAAGGATACGGCGCGGGTTTGTCCCGATGCGACGGATCAACCGTGCTTCGTAATGGTGGTCGTCTTGCTTGACCAATGTCAGACGCGCCAGGATACGATCACCGGCGCCCAGCGCCGGATCTGAGGCGCGCGGCAAAACCAGAATGCGGGGCTCCACCCCCTCACCTTGCCATTCCATCGGGCGCGCAAACAGATCGCCATTATCATCAGGGGCTTCTACCTGCAAAACGCTGACCGGCGGCAGTCGATCGGGATCCTGATATGTCTTCTTGCGCTTCTCAAGGTGACCGTCGGCCTCCAACTCCTTGAGCAGGCGTTTGAGGTCTATCCGCGCTGCACCCTTGATCCCGAAAGCCTTGGCGATATCGCGTTTGGCGGTCAGGGTCGGGTTCGCGGATATCCAATCAAGAATTTCGGCTTTGGTGGGAATTCGGCTCATGAAATCGGGGTAACATGCACGCGCAAGGCCGTCATGGCAAATCGTCTACGGTGTCAATATCAGCAAGCGTATCAACTAGCGCAATACGACGATACCCCAATGCTGTCCGGCTGTCGGCCAAGGCGTGTTCCGTGGACCACCGCACACCGTCGAGGGCAGAACAGGCCAGTTTAGAGCCTGATTTAACCCCGATCAGCCAATACCCGCCATCTGGCGCAGGCCCGAACACTGCGTCGTGGTTTCCAAGCGCGGCAAAAGCCCGCGCGACGCGAATTCTGTCAACTTCGGGGATATCTGCACCAATCACACATACCGCTCCGCCAGCCTGCCGCATCATGCGGATCATGCGGTCGCCCAGATTGCCGGGCCCCTGCGGCCAACGCGGAAGATGAGCAGGCCATATACGCGATTTCATCCCGTCTTGGTCAGGCGTAACAGCCAGCACGACGCGCCAGCGCGGGTCTTCAATCCTCCTCAGCAGACGTCGCACCTGGTGCCGAAACCACCAGGCGGCAGCAACCATGCCAATGTCCCGTCCCAACCGCGTCTTGACCCGCCCCGGCCGGGGTATCTTGAGCATCACGACCAGTGTGGGTGTCACAGTGGCCGCTCCATGTCCCGATGGGGGATGCCCGCATCGTCATAGAGGGGTCCAAACGCGACAAAACCCAATCGTTCGTAGAACGCCAGAGCATGCGTTTGCGCGCCAAGCTTGGCAGTCGTCACACCTTTGTGTTGCCGGGCAACCTCAAGACAGGTTTTGATAATGGCAGCACCCAGTCCCGTCCCGCGCCCGTTACGCAGCACACAGACACGCCCGATCTTGGCAGTTGACCCTTCAATCAGGATGCGCGCACACCCCATGGGCACACCGTCCACACAGGCCAGAACATGAAGAGCATTGGCGTCGCGGCCATCCACTTCGTCCGCTTCGCTAACCCCCTGCTCTTCGATAAAGACGGCGCGGCGCAGCGCGTGGCAGGTTGCCAGATCCTGTGTCTGGACGATGGTCCAGCTCATGCAAAATAGTCCTGCAATATCCGGGAATAGATGGATTTCAGTTGGTGTACATGTTCGACACGGACATGTTCGTCCACTTTGTGCATGGATTGCCCGACAAGCCCGAATTCGACGACAGGGCAGTGATCTTTGACAAAGCGGGCGTCAGACGTGCCGCCAGAGGTGCTGAGTACCGGGGCAACCCCAGTTTCCGCCTCAACGGCTCGTGCGACAAGGTCGGAAAGCGGTCCGGGCGGCGTTAGAAAGCTCTCGCCCGAGATTGTGACGCGCATGTCGATCTTGACACCATAAGACGACGCAATTGCGTCCGCCTGCGCCCCAAGCCATGTTGTCAGGCTGTCACCGGAATGCGTGTCGTTGAACCGGATATTCACCGTACCGCGCGCTTCTGCAGGAATGACATTCGTTGCGGGATTTCCCGTGTCCACCGTCACCACAGCCAAAGTCGAAGGGTCAAAGTGATCCGTGCCGGTGTCCAATGTGTGACTGGCAAGTTGGTCCATCAAGCGCATCAGCGGCGGCAGCGGGTTCTTGGCGCGGTGCGGATAGGCGGAATGGCCCTGCACCCCGGTGATCGTGAACCAGGCTGTCATCGACCCGCGCCGCCCGATCTTCATCATCTCGCCCATGTGTTCGGGACACGTTGGCTCTCCGACCAGGCAAACCGTCATCGCTTCGTTTTGAACGGCCATGTAGTCAAGCAATGCCAGCGTGCCATCGGTGGCGTCGCCTTCTTCGTCACCGGTGATGGCCAGAATGATCGCCCCCTCGGGCGGCTTTGATGACACAAGATCAACAGCCGCCGCGGCAAAGGCTGCAACGCCGGATTTCATATCTGTGGTCCCCCTGCCAAACATGGTGCCGTCATGTATTTCGGCGCCGAACGGGGGCCGCGACCAATCACCAGGGTTGCCGACGGGCACGACGTCGGTGTGGCCGTTAAAGCCAAAGGTGCGCGGATGCCCGTTGGGTCCAAAGCGGGCGAACAGATTGCGAATGCCACCGCGATCCGCCCAGGCACACTCAAACCCCGCCTCTGACAGCAGTCTGTGCAATACATCAAGCGCACCTGCATCTTCGGGTGTCACGGATGGGCACCGCACCAGATCAGCGGTGAGCGCAACAGGATCAACAGGTTGCATAGGCTGCTCCCAAACTAAGATGTGGCGAAAAGGACGCGGGCCGCGCCTTGCACCGACGGGACAGTTAACAGGCCATAAATTCCTGTGCTAGTGTACACGCAATAATATGACCCGAGGCAGGGCATCAGCAGTCCGGTCGCCAACGTGCGGCCACGAAAGTGCAAAAATGCGCACACCGTATGACACGCGGATCAACCGCGTGCGCTGCGTCTGTTCTGTCCGCAAGATTTTGGGGTGGGGTAGACTATGCCGGCATCAGAACTTCCGATCCAGACGGTGCGCGAAGGCGTTAACGCAGAAGACATGGCAAATGCCATCTTTGGCGATGGCGTGTTTGTGGATTCAGCCACGTACACAGGCGACATCGACAGCGCGGGGATCTACTCGAACGGCGACTCGGTTTCGCCAGGAGCCACGCCATCCGACACCGGGGTGATCCTGTCGACGGGCAACGCGGAGAGCTTTACGAATTCATCAGGACAGGAAAATCAGTCCAACAGCACATCAACGAACACGTCCGGCCAGAACAACAACGCGCAGTTCAATGCAGCTGCGGGCGCCCGCACATTCGATGCCTCGTACCTGGATGTGAACTTTATCCCCGATGGCAACCTGATGACGATGCAATTCGTGTTCAGTTCGGAAGAATATCCGGAATTTCAGAACTCGGTCTATCAAGACTTTGTCGGGGTGTGGGTCAACGGCCAGCTGGTCGAAATGGAAGTGGGTGATGGCGACACCGACCCGGGCAACATCAACACGACCAACAACATCAACATGTTCGTCGACAACACAAACGACGATTACAACACCGAGATGGATGGCTTTACCATCACGCTGACCCTGACCATGGTGGTCAATCCGGGTCAGATGAACAACATCCGGATCGGCATCGCCGATGTGTCCGACAACCAATACGATTCAAACCTGCTGATTGCCGCGGATTCGGTGCAAACCGCGCTCGTGGCCGTGGGCGACGATGTCGATGTCTTTCCGGATGGCAGTAAAACCTTCAACGTGCTCGACAACGATGTGTCGCCCAATGGCAGCGTTCTGACCATCACCCACATCAACGGACAACCCGTCAGCTATGACCCGGTCACGGGGATTGGCACGACCATCACGCTGCCCACAGGCCAACAGGTCACCATTGGTCCGAACGGCGAACTGACCGTTGTCGGGGACGGCGACGAAGAGAATTTCAACTTCACCTACACGGTGACCGACGGCGCCAACACCGACACCGGATTTGTGAATGCGACGTCAGTGCCCTGCTTTGTCGCGGGGACGCTGATTGCCACGCCAGACGGTGAGGTTCCGGTCGAAACCCTGACAGCAGGGGATCTGGTCACTACGCAAGATGAAGGCGCACAGCCCTTGCGATGGATCGGGACGCGCACGGTTCCCGCGCAAAACCAATACGCCCCAATACTGATCCGGGCGGGCACCTTTGGGCAGCATGACGATGTCATGGTGTCACCGCTGCACCGTGTCCTGATCCGCGACAGCCTGGCCGAATTGCTGTTTGGCGAAGGCGAAGTGTTGGTGGCGGCCAAGGATCTGGTCAACGACCGCTCCGTCACGCGGCAGGAAGGCGGGATGGTCACCTATGTCCATCTGATGTTTGACAAGCACCAGGTTGTGTTTTCGGGTGGACTGGCCACCGAAAGCTTCTTGCCTGGTCCCCAAACGACCAAAAGCCTGGAACGCGAAATCGTGGAGGAGATCTGTGACATCTTCCCCGAGCTTGACCCAAGCACCGGGGGCGGATACGGGCAAGCCGCCCGCCGTACATTGCGCGGATACGAGGCCGGATTGTGGCGCAAGGCAAGGGCCGCTGCATGAGCTGGTTGGGCGTCACCAATCACGAGGATGGCCGATTTTCGAAATCCGGGCTGGATCAAAAAACACTGGCGCCGCGGCAAGGCACAATGCTGGAACGCGGCACGCTCATGTTCGAAACGCGAGTTGCCGGACATGAACGGCCGCATGACCTTGTCGGTATGTCGCACCCGTTTCCATGGCCGCGGGAATTGGCATTTCGTGCAATCCCCGGCGGCGGTATTGCCATGCTGCACCGACACAACACTGACATTTCGCACGCGGCCATTCGGTGGGCGAATGACGGGCGCGCCTACACCTTGCGCGTCACCTATGCGTGGAATGCGCCCGAAGGGTGGGGCCGACTGGCGCTGGAACGCCCCGAAGGCAATCGCATCATCAGCCGCCCGGTTCACATGCCGAAAGCCTTCATGACAGATGACTTGCGCGACATCGCGTTGGCGCACCCCGCCCGGACCCTGTCCAAAGAGGTGCTGTTTGCGGCCATCAGCGATCAGGTGCAACCCATCGGGCCCATGCCCAGCCTGCATCCCGCAACACCGATCGCAACGCCGCGTGGCTACAAACCGGCCGAAAGCTTGCGGCGCGGCGATACTGTCATCACCGGCAACGGCGACATCGTTCCCGTTCTGCATGTCGTCCGGCACACGGTGCCCGCGCGCGGCAGCTTTGCCCCGGTTCGGTTGCGCGCACCCTATTTCGGTCTGGACCGCGACATTGTGGTCGCCCCTGAACAACGCCTCGTCCTGCGCGGATCAGAAGTTGAATACAACTTTGGGCAAGAGGCGGTGCTGGTCCCCGCCCGCCATCTGGTCAATGGACAGGCCGCCATGTGGGGTGACGCCAAGAGCACCATGGATTACGTGCAGGTCATCCTGCCGGGACACGAGGCCATTGTCGCTGCGGGCTGCGCTTTGGAAAGCCTTTACATCGGGCGTATTCGCCGCGACGCCGAACGATTGGATGCGAGTGTGCTTGGTGACGTGCCCAGTCGCCTGCTGCCCGAACACGCCCGGCCCATCCACCAGGTCCTTGGCCCGTTCGAGGCCATTACATTGGTCGATCAGCGCGCGGCATAGCGCCATAACCCAAATGTCAGGTGTACATCTGCGTCTTGCGGGCGCGCGCCTCGTCCGTCGCCCGCCCGGTGCCATCATGGTAGCTGCCGAACCAGCGATCCCAAGGCATTTCGACTGTGCCGTAGTTACATTCGAAATAACGGTGGTGCAGCTGATGAAAATACACCCCCATCCGCATCTGTCGCGTGTCCTTGACCACCAATTCTTCGAACCCTGAATGACTGAAAACGGGGTGCGTTGATTGCACGTACCCGTGGAACATTACGTGCAAGGGATGGCTCGGCACAATCAGGTGGATAGCGAAGTTGGTGTAGAACATCAGATGTTCGACCGGATGCATCGCGATACCTGACCATGGCCCGACATTGACGTTGCGGTGATGCAGCGCGTGGGCCAGCTTG contains the following coding sequences:
- a CDS encoding DUF1330 domain-containing protein codes for the protein MPKGYIIGHITVNDPEAYKEYVERDTPILLSHGAVPLVRGGEAQSMEGPEFSRHVVFEFPTYEAALAAYNDPDYQEVMKIRHRTATSMIVVAKGA
- a CDS encoding ABC transporter permease — translated: MAEVMQAADGTPLKRSLARALRRQKIRALALIAPLLLFVLITFIVPIASMLFRSVENEIVGNTLPMTVEALADWDARSGALPDEAVFEAMYFDMFLAAEAKRHTRLGTRMNYEQTGVSSLFRQTGRALDDIGKETQKPLEQLNDAWKDGETWYGIFNATADADTALMSQQRGRVAALTGASAAGDVNFAPDARLSELLPRTTRAYTAWAIFTATQQGRDPATRDPWEAVATALALDLKTADLSAYDGSGADLLVEAQVANLPVPALADAFADMDEDWGDATVWKTIQTHSGIYTSGYFLNAVDAQKTPDGIAWQPEEKQILLTLFGRTIWMSLLITFSCIALGYPIAWLLANLPMRKANILLILVLLPFWTSLLVRTSAWKVMLQQQGVINDVLVWVGLVADDGRLIMINNQFGTIVAMTHILLPFMILPMYSVMQTIPPSYLRAAKSLGATNWTAFWRVYFPQSVPGIGAGSILVFILSIGYYITPEIVGGTKGVFISNRIAYHISSSLNWGLAAALGTILLAAVLVLYWAYDKIVGIDNVKLG
- a CDS encoding ABC transporter permease; amino-acid sequence: MGLPPYATLGQRIWYYSFRVICGLIFFFLVAPIVVVMPLSFNAQDFFTFTPEMLRLDPEGYSLKHYRDFFTNPQWQLALKNSLIIAPLATIISVSLGTLAAIGLSQSHVPFKGTIMAILISPMIVPLIISATGMFFFYAQLGNWMEGTLGLDKGFVGYVKVVLAHAVLGIPFVIITVTATLVGFDRSLTRAAANMGAGPVTTFFRVQMPLILPGVISGGLFAFITSFDEVVVVLFVGSASQKTLPWQMFIGLREQISPTILAVATILVVISIALLTTVELLRRRSERLRGMSPG
- a CDS encoding lytic murein transglycosylase, with product MRHNMRWAVTLGATIGALFLVGAAVSQPVPSSIRPELRPVGETVARAQTLSPVAVSTAAVMRPQLRPVALTRDASTPRQPSAKDPAFQQWIAQFRSQAIREGISGTTFDRAFRGVRYDADVIKRDRNQSEFTKTIWDYLDSAASDSRVRNGKDALRTHARTLDAIEARYGVAKEVVVAVWGLESNYGSFRGSNDVVQSLATLAHDGRRGAFFEGQLVAALKILQSGDTSPRNMTGSWAGAMGHTQFIPTSYLDYAVDFTGDGKRDIWSDDPTDALASTAAYLSRFGWIKGQPWGVEVRLPQSFNYASANRQVKRSPAQWARLGVMGVDGKPVPNYGDASILLPAGTNGVALMVFKNFEVIERYNAADAYVIGVGHLSDRIGGGPPFQADWPRGDRALTFSERQEMQRLLTAAGFDTQGVDGKIGPKTLDAVRAYQQSQGLTADGYASLSLLMRLR
- a CDS encoding YafY family protein, with protein sequence MTRTHRLFQLMQTLRRLTPPITAQSLAHEMDVSLRTIYRDIDELRGLGAVIDGEAGFGFTLIEDASLPPLGFEDDELEALVLGLRDVAVIADPALAKAATSALAKIQARVPPKQAHRLKHAVLDARRYWRPDPPRIDVAHLRQAAWDELSVRFAYQDAKGDQTERTVKPLGIVYMENTNVLLAWCHLREDFRVFRLDRMDDLNVTDQSFRPHRVSLLRDHLARIRAEVHEVAKDRAHFD
- a CDS encoding glutathione S-transferase family protein, whose amino-acid sequence is MLTLVTYPPAFGQPSGSPFCVKALYLLNLSGLPWQRKDTADPRNWPKGKLPALWVDDEIIGDSDNIRIWLEERGAHFDAGLSDLDRATSRAFIRMAEEHMYFHVVMDRWGDKAVWPLVRDTYFAAMPTFLRKFITRGIRRVLLRGMDAQGLGRLTAGERLERIEPDLQAISDRLWHGPFLFGKAPSAADASVAAMLGAMASTPGGTALSRRVQQDVMLVDYMRRVEAALG